In a genomic window of Dyadobacter fermentans DSM 18053:
- a CDS encoding leucine-rich repeat domain-containing protein, with amino-acid sequence MKKCLLGLLCCFITIQSFAQTLENDRLALVAFYQATGGDGWFDKTGWVVPGNPGDNPCGWYGVTCEGGRVTRFVMEQNDPYGAIPAAIGGLTALKHLDLSGAGEEFPQLFGLIPAELGNLTNLEYLDLSENYLFGPNIAVIGNLTNLKHLSITPYENIPASFANLTNLEYLRLAADDYPMGVNTDVGPIPSFFGTFTKLKSLIMRNAGATGTIPSSLSALSNLEVLDLSNNELTGTIPGVTNFTKLTNLDLSGNDLESMIPDLSAIPIAANVNISNNRFTFSGMEGNVAYLDTYSPQKEIEVVSFNGLPPVAVYALAGGTPGNIYKWYFENQLIATLDGTSNGQLLIAETGLYEVEVTNTLVPGLTLKGHINVTSLPVTLVSFDGKSENNQTKLTWITTSETTNKGFEIERSADARKFEKIGFVDGNGNSNETNTYHFTDLSPLATGYYRLKQLDYDGKSEYSRTIAVKTPTEPIEIYPNPAQAELTVAGASHNAPISVFTSTGRPVMADAKLSGGKFNVQSLKEGLYTIRIGDTVKKLLIKR; translated from the coding sequence ATGAAAAAATGTCTACTCGGGCTTTTATGCTGTTTTATCACAATTCAATCTTTCGCGCAGACGCTGGAAAACGATCGGCTAGCGTTGGTGGCGTTCTACCAGGCAACCGGCGGAGACGGCTGGTTCGACAAAACAGGCTGGGTAGTGCCGGGGAATCCGGGGGATAATCCATGTGGCTGGTACGGAGTAACGTGCGAAGGAGGGCGTGTCACCAGATTTGTGATGGAACAAAATGACCCTTACGGCGCGATACCCGCCGCAATCGGAGGGCTTACGGCCTTGAAGCACCTGGACCTCTCCGGAGCAGGAGAGGAGTTTCCGCAATTATTTGGTTTGATCCCCGCCGAGCTGGGTAACCTCACTAATCTGGAATACCTGGATCTTAGTGAAAATTACCTATTCGGTCCTAATATCGCGGTGATAGGTAATCTTACAAACCTTAAACATTTATCAATTACACCATACGAGAATATCCCCGCGAGTTTTGCCAACCTCACGAACCTGGAATATCTGCGATTGGCAGCCGATGACTACCCAATGGGTGTAAACACAGACGTAGGCCCTATCCCTTCCTTTTTCGGCACGTTCACTAAGCTGAAATCACTCATCATGCGTAATGCAGGCGCTACGGGCACGATTCCGTCCTCTTTAAGCGCACTGTCAAACCTGGAAGTGCTGGATTTGAGTAATAACGAACTAACAGGGACCATCCCCGGTGTTACCAACTTTACGAAGCTGACAAATCTGGATTTGTCGGGGAATGACCTGGAAAGTATGATCCCGGACTTGTCTGCTATTCCAATCGCTGCAAATGTGAATATTTCGAACAACAGGTTTACATTTTCGGGGATGGAAGGAAACGTCGCGTATCTCGATACATATTCTCCGCAAAAAGAGATCGAGGTTGTATCTTTCAATGGTCTGCCGCCAGTTGCAGTGTATGCACTTGCCGGAGGTACTCCCGGCAACATTTACAAGTGGTATTTCGAAAACCAATTGATTGCGACCCTTGACGGAACCAGCAATGGCCAGCTCCTGATCGCTGAAACGGGGCTATACGAAGTAGAAGTGACCAACACGCTGGTTCCCGGACTGACCTTGAAAGGCCACATTAACGTTACCAGTCTACCGGTCACCCTCGTCTCCTTCGACGGTAAATCCGAAAACAATCAGACCAAACTCACCTGGATAACTACTTCCGAAACGACCAATAAAGGCTTCGAAATCGAACGCAGCGCCGATGCAAGGAAGTTTGAAAAAATTGGATTTGTGGATGGGAATGGAAATTCGAATGAAACAAACACCTATCACTTCACCGACCTCAGTCCCCTGGCAACGGGCTACTATCGATTAAAGCAACTGGATTACGATGGGAAGTCTGAATATTCCAGAACGATTGCCGTGAAGACGCCGACGGAGCCAATCGAGATTTATCCTAACCCTGCGCAGGCGGAGCTGACGGTAGCCGGTGCTTCGCACAACGCACCCATATCAGTCTTCACCTCTACGGGCAGGCCGGTGATGGCGGATGCGAAATTGTCGGGCGGTAAATTCAATGTGCAGAGTTTGAAAGAAGGGCTCTACACGATCCGGATAGGGGATACCGTGAAGAAATTGCTAATAAAGCGGTAG